From the genome of Spinacia oleracea cultivar Varoflay chromosome 2, BTI_SOV_V1, whole genome shotgun sequence, one region includes:
- the LOC130467256 gene encoding uncharacterized protein, whose product MGSLKQFWLGLFAYFCSSELTESCSALIQHSFPPKLNDSGSFSIPCRIQKLKFDNALCDLGASVSILPYKIYEKLNRGDLSPTAMSLQLADRSVMLPLGRIEDVPLVVGKLTFLVDFVVLDIDEGAHTPIILGRPFLATAGALIDVQEGLITLKAGDSKASFKLPLGEGCFANMKSCMKVESIAYIESFCSHANPSNNFRVSKCDNELSRSSPDDKNIHGIPKVFEDKFDDVVTVIPRNF is encoded by the coding sequence ATGGGGTCTCTTAAGCAATTTTGGTTGGGTCTCTTtgcctatttttgtagtagtgaactCACGGAGAGTTGTAGCGCTCTAATTCAACACTCATTTCCCCCAAAACTCAATGACTCCgggagtttttctatcccttgtagAATTCAAAAGCTCAAATTTGATAATGCTCTTTGTGATTTGGGGGCAAGCGTGAGCATCTTGCCATATAAGATTTATGAGAAGCTCAATCGAGGTGATCTCTCTCCTACCGCTATGTCATTGCAACTAGCCGATCGATCGGTTATGTTGCCATTGGGTAGGATTGAGGATGTTCCCCTCGTTGTTGGCAAGCTTACTTTTCTGGTTGACTTCGTAGTCTTGGACATCGATGAGGGTGCCCATACCCCCATCATCTTGGggaggccatttttggccaccgcGGGTGCTCTTATTGATGTGCAAGAGGGACTAATCACCTTGAAAGCGGGAGATTCAAAAGCTAGCTTCAAGCTTCCCCTTGGTGAAGGATGTTTTGCAAATATGAAAAGTTGTATGAAGGTAGAAAGTATTGCTTATATTGAGAGCTTTTGCTCACATGCTAACCCTTCTAACAATTTTCGTGTTTCTAAGTGTGATAATGAGCTTTCTAGGTCCTCTCCCGATGACAAGAATATCCATGGGATCCCAAAGGTGTTTGAGGATAAGTTTGATGATGTTGtaactgtaataccccgaaatttttaa